TAATTAAACAACAGGACAAATTAAGAGTATTCCcttactttatgttttcaagaGTAATTAAAGACAGTAATTagtcaacagaagctcttactgtatttatgtcgatgtcgtgtttgttgttagttgtggtgaaagcattttgtgagagaaataacattGCAAAGTTCATAGAATAAGGGTCGGCGTGACTAggactcgtgtttattcagagctctcaatACGAACAAAAACTCACGCTCACTCTGCTCTCaacaactcggtacaataacactttctcagcaatctttccccagctctccGTCTCTCTCTGGACTGGAATACTTTGAAATACTCATTTCAAAAGCAAAGATgtcaaccaatcacaacagtgggtgttttcacggAGCTAATTAACAATACAGTGAGCTTTTCCACAATATCGCAATAAATATCGTACCGTGAGGTCAATATCGAAATTGTATCGTACCATGAGATTTTGATATCGTATCATCCCTACTACTTAGTAATtaattacacccaacactgcttataagggttttcaaacttttctGTTTGACTAAATTTTACATTTGAAATGCCTTCCAAATTCTTTGTAATTGATCTGAATCTAACATCACACCAATAATATTTAATGGTATGTCTCATTACAGACTCGCAGAAAGAGAAGAATCTGAGAGGATCGCTGAGAGCTGAAGTGGAGAGGTGATTCATTCATGCCTCATATATATCCCCATTAAAGAGGCAAAAGAGGCAAATCAActattaaaatgttcaatggcAAAGAAGGATGTTTAAGATAAAAAGGAGAGACATTTAGAACAATCTCCTTTAAAATGAATATGTCAAATTCTAATAATTGTCcccaaataaaatgaaattaatttaaaagtGTTTTCAAACATAGTTTTCAAGATAAAAAGTGTTTATGGAAATGTCATAAGAGTTTTGAGTCATGACtgccaaaaaaatgtatggtCAGAATAAAAGtgcctttcttttcttttttcaaattgATTTTTATCTTCTTTAATCGTTACACAAATAGAAAGCATTCAGGAGAAGTTCTTTGTGTTCCAATTAAAGTGAAAATTAAGTTACATTTGAAGGTCTAAACGTAGGTTTGGGAAGAGTCTAATAATTCAGTCCTGTCAATCATAGTCACAACTGAGTATAAGCAGCAGTCATTGGCTATGATGGATTTCAAGAAAATAAACTTTAAGTGCCATTATTGTGAATTATGAATACAATTATGAAtcctcagaattaaaaaaaaaaggtcactgcaactttttatctcataattcagttttttcttcttctccgaattgcatgatataattGCAGCAGTCATTGGCTATAATAGATTTTAAGAAATTAACCTTTAAGTGTCATGTGCAGATACAGTTTGGTCTTATGTTGGAAAGATCATGTGTTATAGAAAAATGAAGAAAGAACATGTGCTGTTGCGGGTCCTGCTGGGAGGAATTTTACaccaataattatttttattaaataaattacacacttgtatttaaaaaaaattttttcccCCTAATTATAAGTGTACACTAATTTTAATTATACACTTGCATTATCAGAGAACTGTGAGTTTGATTTAAatgatttctctctctctcaggaaaGTCAATAGAGGCGACATTGTCATTCTTGATTCCTTGAATTATATTAAAGGTAAGTCCATGTTTGTTCTGTTAGAATAAACACATCTGCACCTTTAGTCTTCATATAATGTTACGTGTTTAATTTGATTTTAGACCATACCTTTTAAAAGTTATTGTTATCCTTAAAGTGTTAAACTGGTGTTGCATGTGACGCTCTTAAGATTTCAGTCTGGCATGAGATTGAGGATTAACTGTGTTTTGATTCCAGGCTACAGATATGAGCTGTTCTGTCTTATTAAACATACTCAAACACCACATTGCTTGGTACGTAAGCTCTTATAACTCGTCTGAAAAACATTTCAGTCTACTATTTTTGTATATAGTGCACATAATTCTATAACCCCTGCAGATGTACTGTTTGACGTCAGCCGACGTGAGCACCAAATGGAATAAAGGCAGAGAGGCTGATTCTCAATACACACAGGAAATGTaagcatttttgttttgtcACAGTGTGGTTATAATAATTAAGTGAAAtataaactgttttcaacatttagaaTTATGGAAGCTTTCCGCCATAGAATAAAAAAAGACTTTTTcctcagaattgcgtgatataaatgTGCAGTTATGAGTTACAAAGGCAAAATTGTGTGAGAGAaactcggaattgtgagaaaaaaggtcagaattttGAGATTGAATAAAAAACGTAAAAGGTAATTTAGGCTTTTTAATCTcgttctgacttttttctctcacaattcttacttttttctcagaattgtgacacaAACTCAGTTATGAGTTATAAAGCTAGAATTGTGTGGGGGAAAAAACCCTTTTCCAGGATTCTCTTATTcaatcttacaattctgacctttttttcttgcaattgcgagtttatatcatgatgacagaattatgaaattaaaagtcacaattacctctcttaattttttattcagtggtggaaacaagcttccatttagaataataagaaaaaaatatttgctatcccaggaataaattacattttgattttttttaaagaaacctaaaaatgtaaaattgtaataatatttaacaatattcttttttcttttcttttttttactgtgtttttcatcaaataaatgcagccaaaATAAAGATGCTAAATATATTATCTTCATTACCAGTCTTTTctatttttatcttttattttcAGTCTCGATGCATTAATACAGCGCTTTGAAGCCCCTGATTCAAGGAATAGATGGGATAGTCCACTCTTCACTATCCAGCAAGAAGACTCTCTTCCATTTGAAGCCATCTGTGATGctctttttaaaagaaaagcaCCGCCACCTAACCAGTCCACACAGAGTGTAAGATCACTAATAATGACTTCTGCATGAGTATGTAGCAGCTTTATGTACTTTTGATTGCCCATGATTGAATATTAGAACCTGTTTctctttgttgtttttttggttttttacAGCAACCGCTCTCATCCAGCAACTTTCTGTATGAGTTGGACAAAGTTACTCAAGATGTCTTAATGgtatgattttctttttctgttaTAAAAATAGAAAGCTTTCAGAGTGATTCTTTCTGTTTTGTTGCCTACAGGTGAGCATTTATAGATTGCGTTTGCATAGCAAGACCGTCAGTATCAATAGTATGTGTCGTCATACGGGTTGTTTTATGTCCCAGGCTGTTCTTGAGTCACAGAAGACCAGCGTCCCTGGAGATCTCATTTCCATTCCTGGAGCTACGGAAAAGATATCCTTTATTGTAGCATGTTTGGCATTTCTCTAGCTTTGAATTTCTTTCTATGAGGTTCGTACCAGTACCAGTCGgttccagccaaaaaatagagATTGCGATTTTCTTAGCCCATTCCGTTTTcagatttttctttttgtaaGTGTGACCTGTTGAATACTGATTTTCTTTCTAAAAACTATAATTAACCGCATATATAAAAACTACTTTTTTCAATATGGAAtttgattttcattttaaaaagttcAGTAATAGAATAAGGACAAATAAACTAATGCAAAcagtagcacaaataaatgcaatagaagaTATGAAATAAACATGGCTTTAAGTTTTTCAGGTGGATCTAACAGTATGTTAGTATTCAGGTAAAAAATTGAGTGGGTACCATTCCCTCGTTCctaaatcagtgttttttttttaatgggatTAAGGCAGTTGCTATCGAGTGGCTAAATTGGACTACAGAGGCTGTTGAGATTAAACGTCATCACGGTAAACTCAGTCCGCTTTTACAGCCTTGTCATGCTCATAATTATGCTCCTATAAACTATTCTAACGCAAACGTTCAGGGAAAATGTATTAAGCTAAAAACTGAAAGAGTTAACGGAAGATTAGTAATGATGACGTTGAAGGCGTGAGACTGTGGTGTTATAcgtttatagcctacctttagCTTTTGACTTCTAGCGACtacatttaggcttcaaaatgaATAAAGGTTATGTTCTGTGATAattatcttgatggacaaaacGTGTAAGTATCATAAGCTTGTGTTGGTCTCAGAGCTTGCTTTTTGCGAAAATCCAAAAACCTATGGGAAAATCCTTTTGGGTTTTTCTCTAAGCTAAGGTGTTATGCGAACTGCcagttggcctacaaagtgacgtcatacTTGCAAAACTCTATACTTCAGAAATTAAAGTAATCATATGTACGAGAACATtagatgttttaaaatgtaatattaatgcTTGCCATTAAAGTTACGAAAGTTATTCAGTCGAGAGGAGCGAGTGATTTTCTTAgtcttttgtttattattaacaGACTTTAATATACTGCTGTCAATAATATATAATGGTTAATGAAACATTTATCTGTGGTGTGAGAAAATCAAACCACGttcaatttttactttacaggGCCTTTAAGAGTTTCTGCACGGATCCAACAGTCTGTTACACAACATACGTTATATCAACTATTTCCGTTCCAAAACTGACTGTGTTTAActgaatactcgccaagacGAGCATTTGGACATAATTGAAAATTTTGGGGGTTGTATTGGTCTTGTtggtttatttaaatgattaaaaggGATTTAAGGAAAAGAAATAAGTGGTTAAAGTTCCAGTTATATTGTAactatttgcaaataatatatattttttaaatatgcacacattcactCTTATTTTCGTTTGTCTAATATGCCTAAAATGCGAAAcggcttttttttcttcttcaatttcataaaaaatatcaagTAGTTTGCATCATTTTATATTACtgtcaaatattaaatgtttgcTACTACTTACATCTTCTTTCTTTCACTGCTATAACTAAAGTCGCACATTGGAATTCGCAGTAAGCCCCGCCTTCCccctttgatttgattggccgtCTGACTCCTTCTATCAGTGATTAGCGCTGTTAGACCTCTGAGGTAAACCAGCCTAAAAATGTAACCTTTTACTTTTGTCATCATAGCAACAAACAGAgcggtgtgtaatggagtacaGCAGAGCAGCATCAAGAATATCAAATATTGGGGGGACAATCtggccatttctaattatgTAGGGGGACTGGTCGCCCTCAGTGTCTATGGCGGTTACAACCCTGCACCATGTCCTTCTCTGGCTTTTCCACAGATTTTTGAATCTTGTTATCTTGCTTTGCTGAGCCACCCATCAGAGCTATTTGATGTTCCTCACTGTGACAACACAGAAATGTCCCGCCATAGATGGGCAAAGCATTAGAAATGATTACCTCATGAAACCAAGATCAAGCCTGGAATTTCCAACCTGCGCTCCATTGAATCTTGCTGACAGAAAGTTGATCCGTTTAATGCTAACTGAAGATGTGTTGTAGTAATAAACAGGACCTATGTGCATGTGATGAATGCACAAACATCAAAGAATGTCATTTCTTTCTGACGCAATTGCTGTGGCCGTCCATAACGGCTTTAGCATAGATATGGACCAGTGCAGGTGGCCCTTTGAAATAatacagaattcaaatgggaTTTATTAGAAGTTCGTTTATACTCGGTCTTGCTGGTTAGTCCAGTTATCCAATCCACTGTTGAGGCAAAGTCACACAAGCTTTTTGTGTTGCGTATCAAGGGATTTATTTGGTAAATGTTTCCGTCATAGTTTCCATGTGCATGTCTTCttaattgaatgcattttttgtgtGCCTATTTACAATTTATGCACATCTTGCCATTTCCATTGAGTGTTTCTGTCAATGCAATATcccaaaatgtgcataaaaaatTGGTGGATGAAAACAAAgctaatgttaaaaacagtagtgctgcttaatatttttttgtgaaaacctgATACTTTTCTCAGGATTCGATTAatagaaagcatttatttgaaaaataaatattttgtgtcagttttgatcaattaacacacacagtttttgCCAATCTGTTAATCTTGAgtgcctatagagtagtattgcatctcagaagagtctttagttttatcagatttataaaagaccgatacgctgtaccgattctttccAGCCAAACTTGTGGAGGTGTGCAGTAGCCGGAGCTAAATggtcatgaacacacacacacacacacacgcacgatACATCATGGCATCATCCCTGGATAAGTTTCGATTCACTATACGTTcgtgttttttacattataaacaCTTAGGTaccgattgccaacaaaacacagacatttgatgcagtttcactcaccgcctgcggtttcgACTCATGACttggaacaaacacacacacacacacacacacacacacgtagaaCTCTGTTGCTGCTCCGGGAAagcaaactgcatccactgtttccttaacactgggttatttaggaagctgaacaaggttatctttccctcacatcCAGAAAAACACTTCTTTAGTGAGATTGTTGATTTTGgtgtctaaaaacaaaatagcAGCGCTGCCGACGGCCCCTGTAACCCGAACTAAGCACATTGATGAGCGTGCTCTTGCTCTCGTGCTCATACAAGGAATTCTGCCCTTTATGACATCATACAGGGCCATTCTcggggaaaacatttttttcccgAAACTTGTccgaaggagtgtatttggcacagaaatacatcCAGCTTACTTTctcagtgtaaataagtcagaatgcattaAATCGCATTAGACCCTTCCTTTAATCAATCGTTGTTaagtaaaagtatacattttctttccaaaaaataacaacaatgcaGTATCATTAATGTGTTCCTGCTCCTCTATCTGGAGCATATCTTTAATTTGTTAATGCAATGTACATTATTATAACACCCCATTTTTCTTAACTTATTCAATACATTGAACTCACAAGAAGTCTTAACATGGTGGAGTTGAGGAAACTCAGACGCCAGTTCATCAGTTACACCAAGACGCATCCAACAGAGAACATTGGACAGATTGCCAATATGTTTGTGCAGTATCTTAATAAGAGTATGCACTAACAGGTGTTTTGGTAAATCGTAATTCTTAAGGTCATATTTATTGTTTTCAAGTTGCATTTTTACGAATGTTTTGAGTGCAATAAAGTGTGAACATTTCTAATGTCTTTCTATATTCATTGGTgtgttaatataatacaaataattaaagTGTAGATGTCTGGTCATCTGTTGTTGCAAAGAAAAATGGTCTGAATATTAACTTAAATTTGCGCAGTGAGAAAATCTTGTGACGAGGAAATGTCACAAACCTAACAGTTAACAACCCAACATATCACTTTCACATCAGATTGTTCCTTTTTCTTTCCGTTTTCTCCTCGGTAACACGGACCATGCTGGGAAATGTTCAGCTGCAGTCTGGATGTTTGTCTTCAGTGGTTCACCGACCTTGAAATGAGCGTAATGTTTGATTGAAGTCATCAATGCGTACATACAGATGTTTCCAGGCTTCAGTCGTGGGCAGGCTAATGAAATGAACCATAAAACTCATCGAGACGCTGACTGTTTAGTGTTTTTCATGCAAGTCTTCTGTTTATGCCTCTGGGCAAATGCAAGTGTTTGGAGAGCCATATTGACTCTTGTGTTAGGGATTCACTGGGGGAATCAGGCCAGCTGTTTGTGTAAAATTATAATCTGGTATAATAGGATTTGAAGAAAACATGCACTCCAATAACTTCTGTCATGACCCCTCAGACTCTTTTGCATGGTGAAAATAGCAACATGTTGGTTACGTcttttgttcatgtttttcacatttgtataattttttttttttggcactgTAAGAAATACACTCGGTAAACTCGTTACGGAACAGAAATAATAGTGATAGGACATGAATCGCAATTTAAAGAAGACTaatgcttttttacattttcaactttcttttgtgtgaaatgttgctgtttgagcatgaaaaggGTCTGCAATGATAGAAAGCACTAAGTCCTCTCCGAAGGGATTCTATACATCAGTGAAAAGTGCAAAGTTTGCGCAGTATTGAGCCCAAGCCTGCCGCGTTAAAAACTGAAGCCAAAGCGTCTCTATTgcctaaaatgacagaaactatctttggaaaaaaatatttgaagtgtaatttgattgtttagatTACATGAAGAGGGTGGGGTTTCTGACCTATACTTGGACCAGCCAACTGGGGGTGATCAAAACAGTTTGACTTTATTTTTTAGGACTTGTGAGGCACACTTGGTTAGATCAGTCTCTGAACTCCTAAAACACTCCGATTGTAGTGTAGAGTTGTCTTCTGGAAATTAACAcgttcatacattttttttttaaaagggggcaaggcctggttgagttacCCCAGAACCATGTAGAGAAGGTATAGTAATGATTATTATAATACATAGTCTGAGTAATTTGCACAtttagtttttcttttcttcttttctgtTCGAAATCATTAATCCACATTAAACAAAATCAGTATGTAATCAATCTTGACCCCCATTCACtctcattataaagcttggattagcatgctggacattttttaatataacttcctacctgttcgtctgaaagaagaatgttataCACACcttggatggcttgagggtgagtaaatcatggggaattttcatttttggatgaaccaATGTGTGAACCATTTTTTGCTGAAACCTTTTAGCAAGGACCTTCTGATGTCCTTTAGACAAAATAAGAACAATGTCCAGCGGCTCTCCTATTCAAAAGAATCAAAGGTGTCAAACCTTTTGAACTGTATCATTTGTGTTTATTACTTGTGGACTATATGCAAACCATCTGTTTTGTGAAATAGCTTAGTCAGGGCAgtactgatttttttatttatttatggtccctcatatatttttttacatgttaGCATTTTGCATAGTCTGCAAGGGGTGTGTAAACTTAAGACAACACATGTATGCCATGTTGAATGGAATatgcaaaaaattatattctcAATTAATAACaaccaaatgtttttttttttttttttttacataattttatttaatttgcaaTCATAGAAAGTGCACATATTTTGCATTCCATATTTTGTCTATTCCACTACTACATTTTGGATACAAGTATCCATAATTTGAACTTTAGTggttgcataaaaaaaaaacatcatcatgatTGTAGCCTTTAACAAAATTGTCAAGTCCAAATAACTGAGCATTATTTAAGCAATCTAAAATCAAAGGTGTGAGTACATTTATGtacataatttgtatttttctttCAGTGTTACAATGAATGCATGTCAaatcttttaaatgtattttactaAAAAATTACTGCAAGAAAACTATTTTGTAAAATCATctgaaaagaaaatataaagCTGTATCATATATGACATGATGATTAGGGACCTGTCCATGAAtcatctgattggctgaaaatAGGATCCTTTGGTGTCATTATTCACTTTTTTTCCTGGCCACCGTTTTACGCATGTTGGTGTATTTGTGCCGGTCATTCCTGTATAGAAAAATAGATAACAGCAAAGGTTCATATGCAGTtcagataaaataaaaacacagttCAACAATTCATTTAGAACACATGGGTCATCAAAAGTTGtgcattaaaggggtcatatgatGCCATGTTTAAAAAACTCATAATTTTGATTATTGTGTTTAACAGAATAGGTTACCATGCTTTAATGTTCAGTTTTTTtacatactgtacattattAAAGTCCCTCTATCCCCTGTCTGTCTGAAACACAGAAAGCTCAgaatgctctgattggtcagcagACCCAGTgcgttgtgattggctgaccaACTCAAACATGTGTTGAAACTATAACGCCCCTCACCATAAATAGCAAGCTTCAGCTGTTAATGCTTCTAAAGCATTTGTAAACAGTTAATAATGTCGTCAGCTTGAGCCGGAGTCAGATTCTGAAAATGCGGATGATCAAGGCGATCGATCGGAAACCAACTTTGCAAGCGTGAGCAGAACGTTGGTAAGTACTTTTGTAAATAGTCTGAGTTATACTCTCAGTTTCAGGAAGCTGTCCTCTGTAAGCAAGCCAACTTCTGAGTTTATGatttaagattaataaataaatcttaacCACTTGATTCTTAATTTAATCTGTTTTCAGAAGGCCAAACAAAGCTGTTTTGCTTTCACTGGTAAGTCGCAACATATGTAACAGTAGGTGGAAGGGAAATATTACACTATGCTATATTTCATTGCCACAGGTTATATATGGCACACACCTGCTCATCTTAGCCTTATTTCTACAGCCCTGTCCGCCCTCCCAGTGGCTTGTGAAGGTGGCTCTTGTCATCATACCTCCGCAACCAACACATGGCTTACCGCTGCTGTATGGCTAGAAGGAGAAAGCAAAACAAGAAATCAAAAATCTTAAGTTTATTACacaccagtggttctcaactggtGAGTTGAGACCCACAAAATGGGCCACTGTACTTTTCTGACTGACTTGTAGACAGCAGggaaaaaaatccaaaatttaAATGCACAATACAATCATTTCTGCatagaaaaataaaattcaaaaccAAAACCATTTTCCTACTCCGCCCATATTACTTTAataatttagcctatttttGTTCTAAGCAGTTCTTGGTAATATTAATGCATTTCTAAAGACATTTTTGTTACTTTCGGATGAGAAACTAAACTGTAAACTAAAGCGAAATAATCCTCATCCTGTCGGCCTGACAGAGTTTCTGCCACTGACCTGCTCTTTGGCACAATAGCCACAGATCATTCTGGTGGCCAGCTCCATCAGATGGTCCTGATCTTCATCATGGCACAAGTCACACGGGTACGCCCGACCACAGCATGGAAATCTGGCAGGAGAGACCATTAATGCAAGACGGCTGCTCGAAATATGACCCAAGGGCATTTTGTAGGTCAAACAAGAGGACTTTAAGATTTCTTCCACAAAATAAACCTCTTTCAGAGCCAGACACTGTTCCTGATAGTTACCTTAGCCACCGGTGACTTTGTTTGTAATGCCTGCAGGCACCTTTTTCAGGTAGGGGTTTCCCTTGCTGAACTGCAGGGTCTCTGTAGCGTCGAGGGTATTGAGCAGCGGCACCTGTAAAttcagtaaataataataagttgttatatttatatgcCAATTAAACTCAATGCAGTTTACAAGTGAGTCTTCAACAACAGGGCACAGGAACACACACCAGTTACCAATGATTTGAGAAACACCGAGGACTTTTACAATATAATGCACATCCCTATATGGGGCAGAAGATCCCACACAGACCCCTTCTGACCTCACTACACATAATTCCAGCTGCAACCCAACCTGGGGGTCTCCGATCCAGGTACTGCCCAGACTTAACCTTGCAAAGCTTCAGTGAAAATACAGGTTCTGGTGATCAATAATACCTTGCAGTGAAAACACTTGACACAGTCAACGCACAAGAAACAAGAACTGTACTGAATCAGTGAGGATATGGTTCAGACCTGTCTGATTTCTGGTCTGTGGCTGAATGAGCTGAAAGCGTGCCGCTTCCACAGAAATCCTGAGCTTGGTATGACAATGTTGGCAGTTTTGTTCACATTTTTGCCCATAAGTCAGATTctagagaaaagaaaaaatatttaatttattttaaaataaaaaatattattttcaaattattCACATCGCAGATTCTGCAAGgagtacacaaacacacaatataaataagTCAGgtgaatgaaaatgtcatctCCAGTGAATCTTTGCAGACCTGAAATGTGTCCTCTTTGTTGCAGTTAAGGCATCCAACACTGAACTCAG
The nucleotide sequence above comes from Pseudorasbora parva isolate DD20220531a chromosome 16, ASM2467924v1, whole genome shotgun sequence. Encoded proteins:
- the kti12 gene encoding protein KTI12 homolog, producing MPLIVMCGYPCSGKTRRAHELREYFTQNTERQVHIVGDEDQGIDKNSVYADSQKEKNLRGSLRAEVERKVNRGDIVILDSLNYIKGYRYELFCLIKHTQTPHCLMYCLTSADVSTKWNKGREADSQYTQEILDALIQRFEAPDSRNRWDSPLFTIQQEDSLPFEAICDALFKRKAPPPNQSTQSQPLSSSNFLYELDKVTQDVLMAVLESQKTSVPGDLISIPGATEKIELTRSLNMVELRKLRRQFISYTKTHPTENIGQIANMFVQYLNKSMH